Proteins encoded in a region of the Enterococcus gilvus ATCC BAA-350 genome:
- the galT gene encoding UDP-glucose--hexose-1-phosphate uridylyltransferase encodes MSISQTIRDFTTLAIQSGGWMEMDRYYLENRVIAMIGEESLAKAELRSVSTSAVPLVDRLLIQAENNQVITDHQAERDMLEAQLMDLMTPPPSVVNAYFAQYYSKDPVQATDYFFKLSKDNDYIKTREIARNIIFPAKTEYGELEITINLSKPEKDPKWIAAERKLKKVGYPECMLCMENEGYKGRLNYPARTNHRIIRMNLDGESWGFQYSPYAYYDEHCIILSEEHRPMKITKATFQRLLKITEVLPHYFVGSNADLPIVGGSILSHDHYQGGRHTFPMAVAEMERTIELSAFPTVTAGIVKWPMSVIRLQGKSQRDLVEAAQMIFEKWQVYSDDALQITAASEDGTPHHTITPIARRKEGLFEIDLVLRDNNVSEEYPEGIFHPHPDVQHIKKENVGLIEVMGLAVLPPRLEPELKEVEKYLLNEANEIAEYHVAWADELKRVNTITQENVTDVVQKAVGAAFARVLEDAGVFKRDVEGQEGFTRFINTL; translated from the coding sequence GTGTCGATCAGTCAAACAATTAGAGATTTTACCACATTAGCTATTCAGTCAGGCGGATGGATGGAGATGGATCGTTACTATTTAGAAAACCGTGTCATCGCCATGATCGGTGAGGAGTCCCTTGCCAAAGCGGAACTGCGCAGTGTTTCAACAAGCGCAGTTCCGCTAGTCGATCGCCTGCTGATCCAAGCAGAGAACAATCAAGTAATCACAGACCATCAGGCGGAGCGAGATATGCTAGAGGCACAACTGATGGATCTGATGACACCGCCGCCGTCTGTCGTGAATGCGTATTTTGCTCAATATTATTCGAAAGATCCTGTCCAAGCGACAGATTATTTCTTTAAACTCAGCAAAGACAACGACTACATCAAAACGCGGGAGATCGCGCGGAACATCATTTTTCCTGCGAAAACGGAATATGGCGAGCTAGAGATCACGATCAATTTGTCAAAACCAGAAAAAGACCCAAAATGGATCGCCGCGGAACGGAAGCTGAAGAAAGTCGGGTATCCGGAATGCATGTTGTGTATGGAAAATGAAGGCTACAAGGGCCGATTGAACTACCCGGCACGAACCAATCACCGGATCATTCGAATGAATCTCGATGGCGAAAGCTGGGGATTCCAATATTCGCCGTACGCTTATTATGACGAACACTGCATCATTTTGTCAGAAGAACACCGTCCGATGAAAATCACAAAGGCGACCTTCCAGCGATTGTTAAAAATTACAGAAGTCCTGCCTCATTATTTTGTGGGATCAAATGCCGACCTGCCCATCGTTGGCGGATCGATCCTCTCTCATGACCATTACCAAGGCGGACGTCACACATTCCCTATGGCGGTGGCTGAGATGGAACGGACGATTGAATTGTCAGCTTTTCCAACTGTTACGGCAGGAATCGTCAAGTGGCCAATGTCTGTGATCCGTTTGCAAGGGAAGAGCCAGCGTGACTTAGTTGAAGCCGCTCAAATGATTTTTGAGAAGTGGCAAGTGTATTCGGATGATGCCTTGCAGATTACAGCAGCATCAGAAGATGGCACACCGCATCATACGATTACTCCGATCGCGCGCCGAAAAGAGGGGCTTTTTGAAATCGATCTGGTTTTGCGGGACAACAATGTTTCTGAGGAATATCCAGAGGGGATTTTCCACCCGCATCCTGATGTACAGCACATCAAGAAGGAAAACGTCGGATTGATTGAAGTGATGGGTCTTGCTGTGTTGCCGCCACGTCTGGAACCAGAGCTTAAAGAAGTAGAAAAGTATTTATTAAATGAGGCGAATGAAATCGCCGAGTATCACGTGGCGTGGGCGGATGAATTAAAACGCGTCAATACGATCACCCAAGAAAATGTTACAGACGTCGTTCAAAAAGCAGTTGGCGCTGCGTTTGCCCGTGTATTAGAAGATGCGGGTGTCTTTAAACGAGACGTTGAAGGACAAGAAGGCTTTACCCGCTTTATCAATACGTTGTAG
- a CDS encoding DUF3042 family protein, whose product MRKFASGFVTGTFAAAAVVAGVVMGVKKKVIDPIEEKETKIDENRKKARRKRIAR is encoded by the coding sequence ATGCGTAAATTTGCTTCAGGATTCGTTACTGGTACTTTTGCTGCGGCGGCAGTAGTTGCAGGCGTGGTGATGGGTGTGAAAAAGAAAGTGATCGACCCGATCGAAGAAAAAGAAACAAAAATCGATGAAAATCGTAAAAAAGCACGTAGAAAACGAATCGCTCGTTAA
- the galE gene encoding UDP-glucose 4-epimerase GalE — translation MAILVLGGAGYIGSHTVDKLVSQNYEVVVVDNLLTGHRKAVHPKATFYEGDCRDKTFMRDVFTKESIEGVVHFAASSLVGESVEKPLKYFNNNVVGMESLLEVMEEFKVKNIVFSSTAATYGEPGVSPITEEVATNPTNPYGESKLMMEKMMKWCDNAYGMRYVALRYFNVAGAKADASIGEDHDPETHLVPIILQVALGQRDHLTIFGEDYDTPDGTCIRDYVQVEDLAAAHILALEYLNAGNPSNFFNLGSNNGYSVKEMLDAAREVTGKEIAAEVGPRRAGDPSRLVASSEKVKETLGWNPEYTDIKAIIETAWNWHVSHPHGYED, via the coding sequence ATGGCAATTTTAGTTTTAGGCGGTGCAGGATACATCGGTTCTCATACAGTGGATAAGCTGGTTTCTCAAAATTATGAGGTTGTCGTAGTAGATAATTTATTAACGGGCCATCGCAAGGCAGTCCATCCAAAAGCAACATTCTATGAAGGTGATTGCCGCGACAAGACGTTTATGCGAGATGTTTTTACGAAAGAATCGATCGAAGGGGTCGTTCATTTTGCCGCAAGCTCGTTAGTTGGCGAGTCAGTGGAAAAGCCATTGAAATATTTTAACAATAATGTGGTGGGCATGGAAAGCTTATTGGAAGTGATGGAAGAATTCAAAGTGAAAAACATCGTCTTTTCTTCTACAGCAGCGACCTATGGTGAACCCGGTGTCTCACCGATCACAGAAGAAGTAGCCACAAATCCAACCAACCCTTATGGCGAAAGCAAGCTGATGATGGAAAAAATGATGAAATGGTGCGACAACGCTTATGGGATGCGGTATGTGGCATTACGCTATTTCAACGTCGCTGGCGCAAAAGCCGATGCAAGCATTGGTGAAGATCATGATCCGGAAACGCATTTGGTACCGATCATTTTACAGGTGGCACTGGGCCAGAGAGACCATTTGACGATCTTTGGCGAGGATTATGATACGCCGGACGGTACGTGTATCCGTGACTATGTGCAAGTAGAAGATTTAGCGGCTGCTCATATTTTAGCGTTAGAATACTTAAACGCTGGAAATCCAAGTAATTTCTTCAACCTTGGTTCGAACAATGGCTATTCTGTCAAAGAAATGTTGGATGCCGCTCGCGAAGTGACCGGAAAAGAAATTGCTGCGGAGGTTGGTCCACGTCGAGCAGGAGATCCAAGTCGTTTGGTGGCTTCAAGCGAGAAAGTCAAAGAAACATTGGGCTGGAATCCAGAATATACAGATATCAAAGCGATCATTGAGACCGCGTGGAACTGGCATGTCAGTCATCCACATGGCTATGAAGACTAG
- a CDS encoding FAD/NAD(P)-binding protein, giving the protein MKRIAIIGAGPYGLIVLDRLIKQAPKEEKVELLLFDPDGPGGNIWRKNQSDQVIMNTVMQHVTLFSEDEGPNLAEWNKTEAPEYLSSFDEEHSFSAERALGKNDYCQRRYYGVYQSWFFDQQQKHLPESVTVTLIKERVVDLTEEETGISLTADRVYHVSDVVLATGHSANSLNEEEAENKTYAQAHGLFYQEPGNPSDTPLEELPTSDCVILRGLGLSFFDYIALFVAKWGGRFIEEETGLNYEPTGKEQQLIVGSGRGLPYHARPDNQKEPGEDAQPQLLTQPFMEDFDGGVEALVDLLRKEAELAYYEIKLADTAIDETTFLREYRKGDREAVLTKYQIPDALRLDWSSLFDPAKEVSATEFPAFIQTYLKKDIEEAELGNETGAIAKAIDTYKEVQEPFNDMLDQERFSPKDYYEEFFGRFNRNYSFLTIGAPVIRQKQLLALVEAGVVTFLAPEMVVERKNKKFITYSKKDPERTFVGSSLIEARLPATSFTRTKNPLLIQMREKGYSAPHQISFDGKDHPTGAIKVQRQTHQLITQSGRVMSCIYCYGIPLEGLDWLNATSPRPKSDDRIFKLANRITRSIYK; this is encoded by the coding sequence ATGAAAAGAATCGCAATTATCGGGGCAGGCCCTTACGGCTTGATCGTTTTGGACCGTCTGATCAAGCAAGCACCCAAAGAAGAAAAAGTAGAACTGCTGCTATTTGATCCTGATGGCCCCGGAGGAAATATCTGGCGCAAAAATCAAAGTGATCAAGTAATCATGAATACCGTCATGCAGCATGTCACCTTGTTTTCTGAAGACGAAGGCCCAAATTTAGCAGAGTGGAACAAGACAGAAGCACCGGAGTATCTCTCTTCTTTTGATGAAGAGCACTCTTTTTCAGCAGAGAGGGCACTTGGAAAGAATGACTATTGCCAACGGCGGTACTATGGTGTCTACCAAAGCTGGTTTTTCGACCAGCAACAGAAGCATTTACCGGAAAGCGTTACGGTTACTTTGATCAAAGAGCGGGTGGTTGATCTGACTGAGGAGGAGACGGGGATTTCGTTGACAGCAGATCGTGTCTATCACGTCTCGGATGTGGTCTTGGCAACGGGACATTCTGCAAATTCCCTCAATGAGGAGGAGGCGGAAAATAAAACTTACGCGCAAGCACACGGACTCTTTTACCAAGAACCGGGGAACCCCTCCGACACCCCGCTTGAAGAGCTTCCCACGAGTGATTGTGTGATCCTTCGAGGGTTAGGATTAAGCTTTTTTGATTATATTGCTTTGTTTGTCGCTAAATGGGGCGGCCGCTTCATTGAAGAAGAAACGGGATTGAACTATGAACCTACGGGAAAAGAGCAGCAGCTGATCGTTGGTTCAGGCAGAGGCTTGCCTTACCATGCGCGTCCCGATAATCAAAAGGAGCCTGGCGAAGATGCGCAGCCGCAGCTATTGACTCAACCGTTCATGGAAGACTTTGACGGCGGCGTGGAGGCTCTGGTTGATTTATTACGAAAAGAAGCCGAATTGGCGTATTATGAAATAAAATTAGCTGACACGGCAATCGATGAAACGACCTTTTTACGGGAATACCGCAAAGGCGATCGGGAAGCTGTTTTAACGAAGTATCAAATTCCTGATGCGCTTCGATTGGACTGGTCCTCGCTTTTTGATCCGGCAAAAGAAGTCTCAGCGACAGAATTTCCAGCGTTTATCCAAACCTATTTAAAAAAAGACATTGAAGAAGCGGAGTTGGGCAATGAAACAGGCGCCATCGCCAAGGCGATAGATACGTACAAAGAAGTGCAAGAGCCCTTCAACGATATGCTGGATCAAGAAAGATTTTCACCAAAGGACTACTATGAAGAATTTTTCGGCCGCTTCAATCGGAACTACAGTTTCTTGACGATCGGTGCGCCCGTGATTCGCCAAAAGCAGTTATTGGCATTGGTGGAAGCCGGCGTGGTGACATTTTTAGCGCCTGAGATGGTCGTGGAAAGAAAGAACAAGAAATTTATTACCTACAGTAAGAAGGACCCTGAGCGGACGTTTGTCGGAAGCAGCTTGATCGAGGCGCGGTTGCCTGCAACGAGCTTCACACGCACGAAAAATCCGCTGCTGATCCAAATGCGTGAAAAAGGCTATTCGGCGCCACATCAAATAAGCTTTGACGGGAAAGACCATCCGACTGGAGCGATCAAGGTTCAACGCCAGACACATCAACTCATCACTCAAAGCGGGCGGGTCATGTCTTGTATTTATTGCTACGGCATCCCGTTGGAAGGCTTGGACTGGCTGAATGCGACCTCGCCGCGTCCTAAAAGCGACGACCGCATTTTCAAATTAGCGAATCGCATCACACGATCAATCTATAAATAG
- a CDS encoding ROK family glucokinase: MDKKLLGIDLGGTTVKFAILTEAGEIQQKWSIETNILDDGSHIVPNIIDSINHHLTLYGMTPEQFEGIGMGTPGSVDIEAGTVIGAYNLNWTTLQQVKREIEKGTKIKFSIDNDANVAALGERWKGAGDNEPDVIFITLGTGVGGGIVMNGQLLHGIAGCAGEIGHVTVDPNGFECTCGKRGCLETVASATGVVRVARQLAEEYAGGSQLKARLDNGEDITSKDVFELAEKEGDDLALMVVDKVTFYLGLACGNLGNTLNPSTIVIGGGVSAAGEFLRSRVENYFKEFTFPQVRESTKIKLAELGNEAGVIGAASLAK, encoded by the coding sequence GTGGATAAAAAATTATTAGGTATTGACCTAGGCGGGACAACCGTAAAATTCGCTATCTTAACAGAAGCTGGCGAAATTCAGCAAAAATGGAGTATTGAGACAAACATTTTAGATGACGGTTCGCATATCGTGCCGAACATCATTGATTCAATCAACCATCATTTGACTTTATATGGAATGACACCAGAGCAATTTGAAGGGATCGGCATGGGAACACCCGGCAGCGTCGATATCGAGGCGGGAACAGTCATCGGTGCCTATAATTTGAACTGGACCACCTTGCAGCAAGTAAAACGTGAAATCGAAAAAGGAACAAAGATCAAATTCAGTATCGACAATGACGCCAATGTGGCAGCATTGGGCGAACGCTGGAAAGGCGCTGGCGACAACGAACCTGACGTGATCTTCATCACATTAGGAACAGGTGTTGGCGGCGGGATCGTTATGAACGGTCAGTTGCTTCACGGAATCGCTGGCTGTGCCGGTGAGATCGGACACGTCACAGTGGATCCTAACGGTTTTGAGTGTACGTGTGGCAAGCGCGGCTGTCTGGAAACTGTAGCAAGCGCAACCGGCGTGGTACGTGTAGCACGTCAATTGGCGGAGGAATACGCAGGCGGCTCACAATTAAAAGCGCGTCTAGACAATGGGGAAGACATTACAAGTAAAGATGTTTTCGAGTTGGCTGAAAAAGAGGGCGATGACCTTGCATTAATGGTCGTTGATAAAGTGACATTTTATCTAGGTCTGGCTTGTGGGAATCTTGGAAATACACTGAACCCATCAACGATCGTTATCGGCGGCGGCGTTTCTGCGGCAGGCGAATTCTTGCGCAGCCGCGTAGAGAACTATTTCAAGGAGTTCACGTTCCCGCAGGTGCGTGAAAGCACGAAAATCAAGTTAGCAGAATTGGGCAATGAAGCCGGAGTCATCGGCGCTGCTTCATTAGCTAAATAG
- a CDS encoding GDSL-type esterase/lipase family protein, with protein sequence MNWTTIWSHAHRGIAGHSPSERAVHLTLRQIAPVKSLRFVFANTYGSHTQQIQELTVITNEQQQRIPDFSLSPGEVVTTAPVTIDSSARKWQLHYRTNRSESGFPTIDADFLASPESADFCSGLAAIEAVVEGTCVLALGDSLTEGATWTTPLQRTLRKQNIFLVNQGINGNRLLEAASDQPTTETQRLFYGFAAMQRLRASLASHRNVSKVILSIGINDLINGALTLASFQKGIGDLIQLCQEQNCAYQLCTLMPCLGYPGMDQRKEAVRQEINRWLLANYTDVWDFSSMVENGQGQLNPMYDSGDHLHVNAIAGLTIARQISSDFVKGV encoded by the coding sequence ATGAATTGGACGACGATATGGAGTCATGCACATCGCGGGATTGCCGGACACAGCCCATCAGAAAGGGCGGTTCATTTAACGTTGCGGCAAATTGCTCCAGTAAAGAGCCTTCGTTTTGTGTTTGCGAATACCTATGGCAGTCATACCCAGCAGATTCAAGAGCTGACGGTGATCACCAATGAGCAGCAGCAGCGTATTCCTGATTTTTCTCTTTCCCCTGGTGAGGTAGTGACGACAGCTCCCGTGACGATCGACTCTTCAGCAAGAAAATGGCAGCTTCATTATCGAACGAATAGGAGTGAGAGCGGCTTTCCGACAATCGACGCGGACTTTTTAGCAAGCCCTGAGTCAGCCGATTTTTGTTCAGGACTCGCGGCAATCGAAGCAGTGGTCGAAGGCACCTGTGTCCTTGCCTTGGGGGATTCCTTGACCGAGGGGGCAACTTGGACGACGCCCTTGCAGCGCACCTTGCGGAAGCAGAATATTTTTCTCGTCAATCAAGGAATCAATGGCAATCGCTTGCTGGAGGCGGCCAGCGATCAGCCTACAACGGAAACGCAGCGGCTGTTTTACGGGTTCGCCGCGATGCAGCGGTTGCGTGCTAGTTTGGCGAGTCACCGGAATGTAAGTAAAGTGATTTTGTCCATAGGGATAAACGACTTGATCAATGGCGCGCTCACGTTGGCTTCCTTCCAAAAAGGGATCGGTGATTTGATTCAGCTTTGTCAGGAGCAAAATTGCGCGTATCAGCTATGCACCTTGATGCCCTGCTTAGGGTATCCTGGAATGGATCAAAGAAAAGAAGCGGTGCGCCAAGAGATCAATCGCTGGCTGTTGGCAAATTATACCGATGTGTGGGATTTTTCAAGCATGGTTGAAAACGGTCAAGGCCAGCTAAATCCAATGTATGACAGCGGGGATCATTTGCATGTGAATGCGATCGCCGGCTTGACGATCGCACGGCAAATTTCTAGTGATTTTGTTAAAGGGGTGTAA
- a CDS encoding rhomboid family intramembrane serine protease, giving the protein MKREKPYVMYTLFAINTVVFLMQYLLPGLAIENQLGMFSPSIVFQHQYWRFVTPMFIHFGLTHFALNGVVLYYMGQQCEAIFGHVRFAIVYLLSGVMGNFASFAFNQPTTLSGGASTAIFGLFGAFLVIGMHYRDNGAVQALTRQFALFILMNLVFGLFDSTIDIWGHLGGIIGGALTGWAVAVPHAQDRFSTRARVTSGMFFIFAIVLFVFFGLRKFNLFL; this is encoded by the coding sequence ATGAAAAGAGAGAAACCTTATGTAATGTATACCCTTTTTGCAATCAATACGGTTGTTTTTTTAATGCAATACCTGCTGCCTGGATTAGCGATCGAAAATCAATTGGGGATGTTTTCCCCGTCCATCGTTTTCCAGCATCAATATTGGCGGTTTGTGACCCCGATGTTCATCCATTTCGGCTTGACGCATTTTGCCTTGAATGGGGTCGTCCTCTATTATATGGGTCAGCAATGTGAAGCGATTTTTGGTCATGTCCGTTTCGCGATCGTTTACCTGTTGAGCGGCGTGATGGGGAACTTCGCAAGCTTCGCCTTCAATCAGCCGACCACCTTGTCAGGCGGCGCGAGCACGGCGATCTTTGGTTTGTTTGGTGCTTTTTTGGTCATCGGAATGCACTATCGCGACAACGGAGCCGTTCAAGCACTAACACGGCAATTTGCTTTGTTTATTTTGATGAACCTCGTCTTCGGGTTATTTGATTCAACGATCGATATTTGGGGACATCTAGGAGGAATCATCGGAGGGGCGCTGACAGGCTGGGCTGTTGCTGTGCCACACGCCCAAGACCGTTTTTCTACTCGAGCACGGGTGACGTCCGGGATGTTCTTCATTTTTGCGATCGTCCTGTTTGTCTTTTTCGGGCTAAGAAAATTTAATCTATTTCTATGA
- a CDS encoding 5-formyltetrahydrofolate cyclo-ligase, with product MEKEKLRQRAITRLQVLATKEERQAQIERIYEQFFRSDSWKTAKSIGVTMATPFEFPTALVIQRALEAEKRVAVPKSLPKGEMVFHWITSDSSFYTTNFGVDEPAHDAVAESHELDLLIVPGLVFNRAGYRIGFGGGYYDRYLAEYTGKTCSFVFAEQLMEEWQTESFDQPIQQLFLA from the coding sequence ATGGAAAAAGAAAAACTTCGGCAGCGTGCTATCACGCGTTTGCAGGTCCTTGCGACGAAGGAAGAAAGACAGGCGCAAATCGAGCGGATCTACGAGCAGTTTTTCCGCAGCGACAGTTGGAAAACGGCTAAAAGTATCGGGGTCACGATGGCGACACCCTTTGAGTTTCCTACCGCGCTAGTGATCCAACGGGCGCTTGAAGCGGAGAAACGAGTCGCTGTTCCAAAGTCTTTGCCTAAAGGTGAAATGGTCTTTCACTGGATTACGTCAGATTCGTCCTTTTACACGACCAATTTTGGTGTTGATGAACCCGCTCACGACGCAGTCGCAGAATCTCATGAGCTGGATCTATTGATCGTTCCCGGGCTAGTATTCAATCGGGCGGGGTATCGAATTGGCTTCGGCGGCGGGTACTATGATCGGTATTTGGCGGAGTATACAGGAAAGACATGCAGCTTCGTCTTTGCGGAGCAATTGATGGAAGAGTGGCAGACCGAGTCCTTCGATCAGCCCATTCAGCAATTATTTCTTGCCTAG
- a CDS encoding rhodanese-like domain-containing protein: protein MSIWWKINIVLIAVLVLFGLYELVVRIMMRRSAKIITQEEFQAGMRKAQIIDVRERDEFNAKHILGARSFPFSMFKETYASLRKDQPIYIYDQNKAVSARAANLLRKKGYTDLYILKGGIQEWTGKVKQKKVD from the coding sequence ATGTCAATTTGGTGGAAAATCAATATCGTATTAATCGCGGTACTTGTTTTATTTGGTCTGTATGAGCTGGTCGTTCGAATCATGATGCGACGTTCCGCAAAAATCATCACGCAAGAAGAATTTCAAGCAGGAATGCGTAAAGCGCAAATCATTGATGTCCGTGAACGAGATGAATTCAATGCAAAGCATATTTTAGGCGCGCGCAGCTTCCCATTCAGTATGTTTAAAGAAACGTATGCCTCTTTGCGAAAGGATCAACCGATCTATATTTATGATCAAAACAAAGCAGTCAGTGCCCGTGCGGCAAATCTGCTTCGTAAAAAAGGGTACACAGATCTTTACATTCTTAAAGGCGGTATTCAAGAGTGGACTGGGAAAGTGAAACAGAAAAAAGTGGATTAA
- a CDS encoding YqgQ family protein, producing MESLYDVQQLLKQFGIYVYVGKRIYDIELMQIELKNLYESRVIDRDTYLRGWAILKREHHIEESREGD from the coding sequence ATGGAAAGTTTATACGATGTGCAGCAGCTGCTAAAACAATTCGGGATCTATGTTTACGTAGGCAAGCGGATCTACGATATTGAATTGATGCAGATCGAATTAAAAAATTTATATGAAAGTCGCGTGATTGATCGTGACACGTATTTACGAGGTTGGGCCATTTTAAAACGAGAACATCACATTGAAGAAAGTCGAGAAGGTGACTAG
- the yidA gene encoding sugar-phosphatase, which yields MSIKLVAIDLDGTLLNDHHEINQPVVASIKAAREAGIYVVLSTGRPLSGTRAQLEVLGLNQLDDYIITYNGALVLNTNTWDVVAEHNLTREDYLEIDYLARSLDVHLHLADKESMYTANRDISPYTILESYLVNMPLHYRTPEEIAKNVLAVKMMMIDDPEILGEAFKKIPKELFEKYTIVRSTPYFIEVLNANASKGMALKELSEHLGLEPSEVMAIGDAENDLSMIEFAGTGVAMGNASETVKAAADYTVATNLEDGVKEAFERWVLK from the coding sequence ATGAGTATAAAATTGGTTGCGATAGATTTAGACGGAACATTGCTGAATGACCACCACGAGATCAATCAGCCTGTAGTGGCGAGCATCAAGGCAGCTCGAGAAGCAGGGATTTATGTCGTTCTTTCAACCGGCCGCCCGTTATCCGGAACAAGAGCGCAACTCGAAGTTCTAGGACTAAATCAGCTGGATGATTACATCATTACCTACAATGGTGCGTTAGTATTGAACACCAATACTTGGGATGTGGTAGCTGAACACAATTTAACGCGAGAAGATTATTTGGAAATTGACTATTTGGCACGGTCACTCGATGTGCATTTGCATCTTGCAGATAAAGAGTCGATGTACACAGCCAACCGCGACATCAGTCCTTACACGATTTTAGAGTCGTATTTAGTAAATATGCCGCTTCATTATCGGACACCTGAAGAAATCGCGAAGAACGTGCTGGCTGTAAAAATGATGATGATCGATGATCCAGAAATTTTAGGCGAGGCCTTCAAAAAAATTCCAAAAGAATTATTTGAAAAATATACGATCGTTCGAAGCACGCCGTATTTCATTGAAGTATTGAATGCAAATGCCAGCAAAGGCATGGCATTGAAAGAGTTAAGTGAACATTTAGGCCTTGAGCCTTCAGAAGTGATGGCCATCGGGGATGCAGAGAATGATCTGTCTATGATCGAATTCGCCGGCACGGGCGTGGCGATGGGAAATGCCAGTGAGACAGTGAAGGCCGCTGCGGATTACACAGTAGCAACGAATTTGGAAGACGGCGTGAAAGAAGCATTTGAGCGCTGGGTATTAAAATAA
- a CDS encoding LacI family DNA-binding transcriptional regulator has product MATIRDIAKLAGVSPATVSRVLNYDQELSVAHETKQRIFEVAEELNYTKHKRANKISKSVIRLVQWYDEAEELADLYYLSIRLGIEKKAEELNIQIRREALTELSDAQVTGTIALGKFDAEQIRQLKNLDENLLFVDFDGMTQGLNSLVVDFDQSVDLVIDSFVQRGHQKIGILSGEEQTKHHFQPIEDPRLRAFKTKMQQINLYKPEFTMTAAFSMEAGKAAMTTFLADNQEFPNALFASSDALAVGAMQAIQEFGLRVPEDISVIGFNDVSVAKYVSPALSTVKVETEWMGELAVMTVLELAREGAPVPRKIMLGTKLIQRDSTN; this is encoded by the coding sequence ATGGCAACTATTCGAGATATTGCAAAGCTGGCTGGTGTGTCACCGGCCACCGTTTCCCGTGTATTAAATTACGATCAAGAATTATCCGTCGCTCACGAAACGAAGCAGCGTATCTTTGAGGTGGCGGAGGAATTGAACTATACCAAGCACAAACGCGCCAACAAAATAAGCAAATCGGTGATTCGGCTGGTCCAGTGGTACGATGAGGCCGAAGAGCTTGCGGATCTTTATTATTTATCCATTCGATTAGGCATCGAAAAAAAAGCCGAAGAATTAAACATTCAGATTCGGCGAGAGGCGCTGACAGAATTATCAGATGCTCAGGTTACGGGAACGATCGCTCTTGGAAAGTTTGATGCAGAGCAGATACGACAGTTGAAGAATTTAGATGAGAATTTATTGTTTGTGGATTTCGATGGAATGACTCAAGGACTCAATTCGCTCGTCGTCGATTTTGATCAAAGCGTGGATCTGGTGATTGATTCATTTGTCCAACGCGGGCATCAAAAAATCGGTATTCTTTCTGGCGAAGAGCAGACCAAGCATCATTTTCAGCCGATCGAGGACCCGCGGCTGCGTGCATTTAAAACAAAGATGCAGCAAATCAATTTGTACAAGCCGGAATTTACGATGACGGCCGCCTTTTCAATGGAAGCTGGAAAAGCCGCGATGACGACTTTTTTAGCTGACAACCAAGAGTTTCCAAATGCCTTGTTTGCTTCAAGCGATGCTTTGGCTGTAGGGGCGATGCAAGCGATCCAAGAATTTGGACTGCGGGTCCCAGAAGACATCTCGGTGATCGGGTTCAACGATGTCAGTGTTGCAAAGTATGTTTCTCCCGCGTTGTCGACGGTGAAGGTAGAGACAGAGTGGATGGGGGAATTGGCGGTAATGACCGTCTTGGAGTTAGCTAGAGAGGGTGCGCCTGTCCCAAGAAAGATCATGCTGGGGACAAAGCTGATTCAACGAGATTCGACCAACTAG